In one Diabrotica virgifera virgifera chromosome 5, PGI_DIABVI_V3a genomic region, the following are encoded:
- the LOC126885730 gene encoding oxidative stress-responsive serine-rich protein 1, which translates to MADMSQEDVNLLNSLEKLELDIKSIKKPVNSFKPNPFMRRRRSKSLSSINFGSTCDCASKQQSVKHTTSFKKPNKKILRDPVLKFVECSQKGKHSKGHSSKKKDKQFGETSKPTDDFKSIINGCELLSIRNNDSNLDRYSAPSFLIAQYQNNTQRSDSTSQNIGSCSHQARMNVNPPCDVTIDELASYFETFVHIPKKMSSMAEMMYI; encoded by the exons atg gCCGACATGTCACAAGAAGACGTAAATTTGTTGAATTCTTTGGAAAAATTGGAATTAGATATTAAGTCGATTAAAAAACCCGTGAACAGTTTCAAACCAAACCCATTCATGAGACGGAGACGCTCCAAATCCCTTTCTTCCATCAATTTTGGTTCAACATGTGATTGTGCATCGAAACAACAAAGTGTAAAGCATACTACATCATTTAAAAAGCCAAACAAAAAGATCCTCAGAGATCCTGTGTTAAAGTTTGTTGAGTGTTCTCAAAAGGGAAAACACTCTAAAGGACACTCGTCCAAAAAGAAAGACAAACAGTTTGGTGAAACGTCAAAGCCTACAGATGATTTTAAGTCCATCATAAACGGTTGTGAACTGTTAAGCATACGCAATAATGATTCTAATTTGGACAGGTACTCCGCTCCTAGTTTTTTAATAGCTCAGTATCAAAATAATACTCAGAGATCTGATAGTACGAGTCAGAACATTGGTAGCTGCTCACATCAAGCTAGGATGAACGTTAATCCCCCGTGTGATGTGACAATCGACGAACTTGCTAGTTACTTTGAAACATTTGTACATATACCCAAAAAAATGAGTTCTATGGCTGAGATGATGTATATTTAA